One segment of Bacillus alkalisoli DNA contains the following:
- a CDS encoding DUF3006 domain-containing protein, whose product MNVKGVLDRIVDGKHATILVEDLQKEFVIDVSQLPLGSKEGSHYHLTVFGEEITALTLDSQSEQNSQQKVSSQINRLKSKSKGSRFKRQ is encoded by the coding sequence AGATAGAATCGTTGACGGAAAGCACGCCACTATTTTAGTTGAGGATTTGCAAAAAGAGTTTGTCATAGACGTGTCTCAACTTCCGCTTGGCTCTAAAGAAGGTAGTCACTATCATCTAACTGTATTTGGGGAAGAAATTACAGCACTCACTCTCGATTCTCAAAGCGAACAAAATTCACAACAAAAAGTTTCGAGTCAAATCAATCGCTTAAAATCGAAAAGTAAAGGTAGTCGTTTTAAAAGACAATAG